A single window of Crassostrea angulata isolate pt1a10 chromosome 8, ASM2561291v2, whole genome shotgun sequence DNA harbors:
- the LOC128157993 gene encoding uncharacterized protein LOC128157993, whose translation MSNAARTHMTQSSGRRCNTFDALRWPGENIFSSVFRISQSQILVEPQSLYMGIMQLNNKELKSAAVLQYEVARHLGCKQWVNEFRQNCRCDLSDDWIDKNLPSLDGRKLQTSKKSASVYVAESSRDIRLRTDPNINIVRENAAEDRKEETPTKSPDPVSYAPNTSKQGTHTLYKKPRSEPSTSSFRTVSYRKFIPEKTPKHLFSTEKKVTTGKTLRKVESGKRSLSVTIDVDEPSLKLKSSQQSEYCLLSNCFSLDTKVRRHCTKRHMPPMFQTVSSDSSNVFHCVQALKWLIKAALGEQATLLDAMETVNQASKIPPTIALNPLHSDYFRQACQFLEVDEPKQFTLHPINSPAVLLFWRCIMVLLDKCTEFQQKEFVRFKADKETSTKSNPLIHSTSPHINPSLVLHGSDVELPSKLAEFNMPDGSSGMEVAEHSELPVVFDSHFHLDRTCKKIWGVEGGHTVEDLLKHSESDSVPYKPAIPVKVIGGIIVYSEPNTYPDVSFTLNGPWKVAVGVHPKQHSTFSEEKMMLLEQLLHHPKVVALGECGLDRSVPPSEWTQQEDVFIKLLKLAKPCIPIVLHLRGPAGDKYGSDVIARCMMLMEVHCRNAQRIHLHCFQGKTDVVKAWLKKFPNTCFGLTASVRTFDSHQIAGLKAIPRTNIVLETDAPYFPFGTAKVSTPAYIGETAKLVAQHLNVKPEELMEITLQNAKFLYGI comes from the coding sequence ATGTCAAATGCTGCAAGAACCCACATGACGCAATCATCAGGAAGGCGCTGCAACACTTTTGATGCTCTCAGATGGCCtggagaaaatattttttctagcGTTTTTCGCATCAGTCAAAGCCAGATTCTAGTTGAGCCACAAAGTTTATATATGGGGATTATGCAGCTTAACAATAAAGAACTAAAGAGTGCTGCTGTTCTGCAATATGAAGTTGCTAGACACCTCGGGTGTAAGCAATGGGTGAATGAATTTAGGCAAAACTGTCGGTGTGACCTGTCTGATGATTGGATTGACAAAAATCTACCTTCATTAGACGGCAGAAAGCTGCAAACATCAAAAAAGTCGGCATCAGTGTATGTTGCCGAATCATCGCGTGACATACGTCTGAGGACCGATCCGAACATAAATATTGTTCGAGAAAATGCAGCAGAGGACAGGAAAGAAGAAACACCAACAAAATCCCCAGATCCAGTCTCATATGCCCCAAATACTAGTAAACAGGGAACTCACACCCTGTACAAGAAACCGAGATCTGAGCCCTCAACCAGCTCATTTAGGACCGTTAGTTATAGAAAATTTATTCCTGAAAAGACGCCAAAACATCTATTTAGCacagaaaaaaaagttacaacaGGCAAAACTCTACGAAAAGTTGAATCTGGCAAAAGGTCATTGTCAGTTACCATTGACGTAGATGAACCCTCACTGAAATTAAAGTCCTCCCAACAATCAGAATATTGTTTGCTCTCCAATTGTTTTTCACTGGATACTAAAGTGAGACGTCACTGTACCAAAAGGCACATGCCTCCAATGTTTCAAACTGTGTCGTCAGACTCGAGCAATGTTTTTCATTGTGTCCAAGCACTAAAATGGCTGATTAAAGCTGCATTGGGAGAACAAGCTACTCTTCTTGATGCAATGGAAACAGTAAACCAGGCCAGTAAAATACCTCCGACCATTGCCCTCAATCCGTTGCATTCAGATTATTTTCGCCAGGCATGTCAATTCTTAGAGGTAGACGAGCCAAAACAGTTTACTCTGCACCCAATAAACTCTCCAGCTGTATTGCTGTTTTGGCGATGCATTATGGTGCTATTGGACAAATGTACAGAATTCCAACAAAAGGAGTTTGTCCGTTTTAAAGCAGACAAGGAAACTTCAACCAAATCAAATCCTCTCATTCACTCAACTTCTCCTCATATAAATCCATCACTAGTTTTACATGGTTCTGACGTAGAATTGCCATCAAAACTGGCAGAATTTAATATGCCAGACGGTTCTAGTGGAATGGAAGTAGCTGAACACAGCGAGTTACCAGTTGTATTTGATAGCCACTTCCATTTGGAccgtacctgtaagaagatatGGGGTGTTGAAGGGGGGCACACTGTAGAGGACCTTTTGAAACATAGTGAATCGGACAGTGTACCATACAAACCAGCTATTCCTGTTAAAGTAATTGGAGGCATCATTGTCTACAGTGAGCCTAATACCTATCCAGATGTATCCTTTACTTTAAATGGTCCTTGGAAAGTTGCTGTTGGAGTACATCCAAAACAGCATAGCACATTCTCTGAAGAAAAAATGATGCTTCTTGAGCAATTACTGCACCATCCAAAAGTTGTTGCACTAGGAGAATGTGGCTTAGATAGGAGTGTCCCACCATCTGAGTGGACGCAACAGGAGGATGTCTTTATAAAACTTCTGAAACTTGCCAAGCCTTGCATTCCAATTGTGTTACATCTCAGGGGGCCAGCTGGGGATAAATATGGATCTGATGTAATTGCAAGATGTATGATGCTGATGGAAGTGCACTGTAGAAATGCGCAGCGGATACATCTTCATTGCTTCCAAGGAAAGACAGATGTTGTAAAGGCATGGCTAAAGAAGTTTCCAAATACTTGTTTTGGACTAACTGCATCAGTTCGCACATTTGATAGTCATCAGATTGCAGGTTTAAAGGCCATTCCGAGAACAAATATTGTGTTGGAAACAGATGCTCCTTACTTTCCCTTTGGTACAGCAAAAGTTAGTACACCTGCATATATAGGAGAGACTGCTAAACTTGTTGCACAACATTTGAATGTGAAACCCGAAGAACTGATGGAGATCACTCTACAGAATGCCAAATTTTTGTATGGTATATGA
- the LOC128160663 gene encoding uncharacterized protein LOC128160663 isoform X1, which translates to MPPRRSKRMRIEMTRASESRTARTREQRPNGIMDDGPSEPVQTNSEVTQPSRTTTSSSYAICMDDIPPAVPSIHNMLGMHVSNAIKQKIIEGQYIDLASLLPPRPGGDEKKLIVNNMGEIISKDANPKNVDTIEQWTDLMFIFAGIYLSGHPAKSIELLKYMHCVRMGANRGAMGWKEYDVQYRLRMAHNPASSWEEVDSELWLMYMTPTSTVNAPQTLPRATSIGKCYNFNFKGSCEKFPCTYTHSCLRCSGQHAMIHCTLAQTHMHNFRAPRFPTQHANNQPRTQQSHFRGPQNPNNLRPRF; encoded by the coding sequence ATGCCACCACGGCGGTCCAAACGGATGAGAATTGAGATGACAAGGGCGAGCGAAAGTAGAACGGCAAGGACCAGGGAGCAGCGACCCAATGGTATAATGGATGATGGCCCATCAGAACCGGTGCAAACCAATTCGGAGGTCACGCAACCATCAAGGACAACGACGTCATCTTCTTATGCCATATGCATGGACGATATTCCTCCAGCAGTCCCATCGATCCACAACATGCTAGGTATGCACGTTAGCAAcgcaattaaacaaaaaattatagaaGGGCAGTATATTGATCTGGCCTCTCTATTACCTCCTAGACCTGGTGGGGatgagaaaaaattaattgtaaataatatgGGGGAAATAATATCCAAGGATGCTAACCCCAAAAATGTTGATACCATAGAACAGTGGACTGATCTCATGTTTATATTTGCTGGGATTTATCTTAGTGGCCACCCTGCTAAATCCATAGAGCTTTTGAAATACATGCATTGTGTTAGGATGGGGGCTAATAGGGGAGCAATGGGATGGAAAGAATACGATGTTCAGTATAGGTTACGTATGGCTCATAATCCAGCATCATCATGGGAGGAAGTGGATTCTGAGCTCTGGTTAATGTACATGACCCCAACTTCAACCGTTAATGCTCCTCAAACCCTGCCCAGAGCTACATCCATAGGAAAGTGCTACAACTTCAATTTCAAAGGGTCTTGCGAAAAGTTTCCTTGCACGTACACTCACAGTTGTTTACGTTGTAGCGGCCAGCATGCTATGATACACTGCACTCTTGCTCAAACTCATATGCATAATTTTCGTGCCCCCAGATTCCCAACACAACATGCTAACAATCAACCCAGGACACAACAATCGCATTTCAGGGGACCCCAGAACCCCAACAACCTGCGCCCCCGTTTTTGA